The following coding sequences lie in one Kribbella sp. NBC_00709 genomic window:
- the mobF gene encoding MobF family relaxase, with the protein MRWPLSLYGRLVGAAIMLSIHRLTAGDGYKYLLRHVASGDVDRRMATPLTAYYSASGYPAGRWIGGGLDGLPGGRLLPGTEVTEAQMAALFGRAQDPTTGQPLGRPHPVYKSPSERIRDRIATLDPTLDEIGRSDALFRIRREEMRQKSRQAVAGFDLTFSPAKSVSALWATGDVGVQEQIVAAHHESVHDVLDLIEQHAAFTRTGPGGIAQVETRGLIGAAFDHWDTRSGDPQLHTHVIVANRVQGPDAAWRTLDGRVLYRAAVTMSEIHNVFLADNLTRRLGVDWELRERGSQRNPAFEIAAVPDELIVEFSARTEQIEANLSALLEERGDPIHPPSRREIYVLRQQATLMNRPPKHLAKPLSELMTRWRTRAELVIGHDAIAAIQHSLEQAGSRPLTAADLSPQTIEAYGAATVLTLQTKRATWTRWNLLAEAARQTRLLRLTSADERFAVLEKILKSAEQHSISLTAPELVSIPITRSNGESVFTIHNGEIYTSPVILGAEALLLDLAHDVSGPTICTSQTADLSPDKLKALRRITTSGQKLEALIGPAGTGKTRLLAALTSNWTSAHGDGSIIALAPSSAASTVLADAIGIPTENIAKWIYESAGLGAEQRREQIQQTEYAAHLANRTRRRHRHQRLAVQLASLRAEQDRWTFRKNQLVIVDEASMASTMELATLARATNAAGAKLLLVGDDAQLSAADTGGAFRLIAKDTQAAELTDVWRFTNPWERDASLTLRRGDLTAIDAYDDHNRLNAGSSDQMEDAAYKAWLTDTRAGRTSLLIAADNDTVARLNARARLDRITTGEVEPDGIELHNGNHVGLGDHIVTRLNNRRLHYGKTGFVQNGDRWTVVHRWPDGSLTIQNRTGSTVTLPSSYVVESVELAYATTAHRAQGATVDTAHLLVAEQLTRALLYVGMTRGRHSNNAYVATHQAAADLHEPHSEQTMQDVLEAVLKDPGVEQSAHEILRQELDKATRLDRLVPIHEHLCQLDARTRYQQAIAASGLDTTDQAALQASPAYGAVIAELRRAEGAELSVPQIVRQAVAQSSMATADDIAAVLHARVTRLVSRAIRRTGHQPRLLAGLISPASNYVDPTLLTPLRVLESQIVQRADWLATNAAIEEATWYRWMQAGVCAPGDESLVREVAAYRERYDIQSSTPLGESPRHDVVQGHHHARLISLLQKTTQTSPSDVHAVAHDGMTTEPPGAESVVDGSSTRSHRDPLQ; encoded by the coding sequence GTGCGCTGGCCGTTGAGCCTGTATGGGCGACTTGTCGGGGCGGCGATCATGCTGAGCATCCATCGGCTGACTGCTGGAGATGGCTACAAGTACCTCCTACGGCACGTCGCCTCGGGCGATGTGGATCGCCGGATGGCGACGCCGCTCACGGCGTACTACAGCGCGTCGGGATACCCAGCTGGCCGGTGGATCGGCGGCGGTCTCGACGGACTTCCGGGCGGCCGGCTTTTGCCTGGAACAGAGGTCACCGAAGCGCAGATGGCAGCTCTGTTCGGACGTGCCCAGGACCCCACGACTGGCCAACCGCTCGGTCGACCTCACCCCGTCTACAAGAGTCCTTCGGAACGCATTCGGGATAGGATCGCCACCTTGGATCCCACGCTCGACGAGATAGGTCGCAGCGACGCACTCTTCAGGATTCGGCGGGAGGAGATGCGGCAGAAGTCGAGGCAGGCCGTGGCCGGATTCGACCTGACGTTCTCCCCCGCCAAGTCTGTTTCGGCGCTCTGGGCAACAGGTGACGTCGGCGTACAAGAGCAGATCGTCGCCGCCCACCATGAGTCCGTCCACGATGTTCTCGACCTGATCGAGCAACATGCTGCCTTCACCAGGACCGGGCCGGGTGGCATCGCTCAGGTCGAAACTCGCGGTCTGATTGGCGCTGCCTTCGACCACTGGGACACCCGGAGTGGCGATCCTCAGTTGCATACCCATGTCATCGTCGCGAACCGAGTACAAGGTCCGGACGCAGCCTGGCGGACGCTCGACGGCCGGGTCCTGTATCGCGCCGCGGTGACCATGTCTGAAATCCACAACGTCTTCCTCGCCGACAACCTGACCCGGCGTCTCGGTGTCGACTGGGAGCTTCGCGAACGCGGTTCCCAGCGCAATCCTGCCTTCGAGATCGCCGCCGTACCGGACGAGCTCATCGTGGAGTTCTCTGCCAGAACCGAGCAGATCGAAGCCAACCTCAGCGCACTTCTCGAGGAACGCGGAGACCCGATCCATCCACCCAGCCGGCGCGAGATCTACGTGCTTCGGCAGCAGGCCACGCTGATGAATCGCCCACCCAAGCACCTCGCCAAGCCGCTGTCCGAGCTCATGACCCGATGGCGAACTCGCGCCGAACTGGTCATCGGCCACGACGCCATTGCGGCCATCCAGCACTCGCTCGAACAGGCCGGCAGCCGCCCCCTGACTGCGGCCGACCTCAGCCCACAGACCATCGAAGCATACGGCGCCGCGACAGTACTCACGCTGCAAACCAAACGCGCGACCTGGACGCGCTGGAACCTCCTCGCCGAGGCAGCCCGCCAGACCCGACTGCTCCGGCTGACCTCAGCCGACGAACGATTCGCAGTACTCGAGAAAATCCTCAAGAGCGCTGAACAGCACTCGATCAGCCTCACCGCGCCGGAACTTGTGTCCATCCCGATCACGAGATCCAACGGCGAGAGCGTCTTCACGATCCACAACGGCGAGATCTACACCTCGCCGGTGATCCTCGGCGCAGAGGCACTCCTGCTCGACCTTGCCCATGACGTCTCCGGACCAACCATTTGTACATCCCAGACGGCGGATCTCAGCCCAGACAAGCTCAAGGCCCTACGCCGCATCACGACCAGCGGCCAGAAACTCGAGGCCCTGATCGGCCCAGCCGGAACAGGCAAGACGAGGCTGCTCGCCGCCCTCACCAGCAACTGGACGTCCGCCCACGGCGATGGCTCGATCATCGCACTCGCACCGTCCTCAGCAGCCTCGACCGTCCTCGCGGACGCAATCGGCATCCCAACCGAGAACATCGCCAAATGGATCTACGAGTCCGCCGGCCTCGGCGCCGAACAGCGCCGCGAACAGATCCAGCAGACCGAGTACGCCGCTCACCTCGCCAACCGAACCCGCCGGAGGCACCGCCACCAGCGTCTCGCCGTCCAACTCGCGTCCCTCCGCGCCGAACAGGATCGTTGGACCTTCCGCAAGAACCAACTCGTCATCGTCGACGAAGCCTCGATGGCCTCCACCATGGAACTCGCCACCCTTGCCCGCGCAACCAACGCTGCCGGCGCCAAACTCCTCCTCGTCGGAGACGACGCCCAACTCTCCGCAGCCGACACCGGCGGCGCCTTCCGCCTCATCGCGAAAGACACCCAAGCCGCCGAACTCACCGACGTCTGGCGCTTCACCAACCCCTGGGAACGCGACGCCAGCCTCACTCTCCGCCGCGGCGACCTCACCGCCATCGATGCGTACGACGACCACAACCGGCTCAACGCCGGCTCATCCGATCAGATGGAAGACGCCGCCTACAAGGCCTGGCTCACCGACACCCGAGCCGGCCGAACCAGCCTCCTCATCGCCGCCGACAACGACACCGTCGCCCGACTGAACGCTCGCGCCCGCCTCGACCGCATCACCACCGGCGAAGTCGAACCCGACGGCATCGAACTCCACAACGGCAACCATGTCGGCCTCGGGGACCACATCGTCACCCGCCTCAACAACCGCCGCCTCCACTACGGCAAGACCGGCTTCGTCCAGAACGGAGACCGATGGACTGTCGTCCATCGTTGGCCCGACGGCTCCCTCACCATTCAGAACCGCACCGGCAGCACCGTCACTCTGCCCAGCAGTTACGTCGTGGAATCCGTCGAGCTTGCGTACGCGACCACCGCTCACCGCGCTCAGGGCGCAACAGTCGACACGGCCCATCTGCTCGTCGCCGAACAGCTCACCCGAGCACTTCTCTACGTAGGCATGACCCGCGGCCGCCATAGCAACAATGCCTATGTCGCAACCCACCAAGCCGCTGCCGACCTCCACGAACCGCACTCCGAACAGACCATGCAAGACGTTCTGGAGGCCGTCCTCAAGGACCCGGGCGTCGAGCAATCAGCCCATGAGATCCTTCGCCAGGAGCTCGACAAGGCGACTCGCCTCGACCGCCTAGTGCCCATCCACGAACATCTCTGTCAGCTCGATGCCCGTACCCGCTATCAGCAGGCCATCGCCGCCAGTGGACTGGACACGACGGACCAAGCGGCACTCCAGGCATCCCCTGCCTACGGCGCAGTCATAGCCGAACTCCGACGAGCCGAGGGCGCTGAGCTGAGTGTTCCGCAGATCGTTCGCCAGGCAGTGGCACAGTCCTCGATGGCGACCGCGGACGACATCGCAGCAGTGCTGCATGCGAGAGTCACACGCCTTGTTTCGAGAGCGATTCGCCGTACCGGTCACCAACCGAGGCTGCTCGCGGGACTGATCTCGCCCGCGAGCAACTACGTCGATCCGACCTTGCTTACTCCGCTTCGAGTGCTCGAGTCCCAGATCGTCCAACGTGCCGATTGGCTGGCAACGAATGCTGCGATCGAGGAGGCGACCTGGTACCGGTGGATGCAGGCTGGAGTCTGTGCACCGGGCGACGAATCCTTGGTTCGCGAGGTCGCTGCCTATCGAGAGCGGTACGACATTCAGAGCAGTACACCCCTTGGTGAATCCCCCAGACATGACGTCGTACAGGGACATCATCACGCTCGACTCATCAGTTTGCTTCAAAAGACGACGCAGACATCGCCAAGCGATGTCCATGCGGTCGCGCATGACGGGATGACGACCGAGCCCCCTGGCGCCGAGAGTGTCGTGGACGGATCTTCCACGCGTTCTCACCGAGATCCACTGCAATGA
- a CDS encoding IS110 family transposase has product MEVLFERVAGLDVGKASVTVCVRVPGKRQGSRSSQTRTFKTTIGSLRVMRDWLVECGVTIAAMESTSTYWKPPFYCLEEAMEVWLLNAAHMKAVPGRKTDVRDAEWIAQLLEHGLLSPSFVPPPPIRRLRMLTRYRVQLMGDRTREAVRLELMLEDASIKLSTVAWSVTTVSARVMLRAMIDGERDPLVLAEMAKGKMRSKIPDLAQALEGHFDDHHARMAGAIMDRLELVEHALADLDEAIRVECRPWAHEMELLQTIPGVGEKVAQVIVAETGADMSRFGSAAKLAAWAGVAPGVYESAGKRTPTGKRHGNKWLTAMLVEAAGSVSRMHGKNYLAAQHARLSRRRGAGRAQIAVAHSILVAAFHMLSNDEPYRDLGADWLARRNDEAHTRRLLAQLERLGHTVQLDPVA; this is encoded by the coding sequence ATGGAGGTGTTGTTCGAGCGGGTGGCGGGTTTGGATGTCGGCAAGGCATCGGTCACCGTTTGCGTGCGCGTTCCGGGTAAGCGGCAGGGGAGCAGGTCGTCGCAGACGCGGACGTTCAAGACCACGATCGGGTCGTTGCGGGTGATGCGTGACTGGCTGGTCGAGTGCGGTGTGACGATCGCGGCGATGGAGTCGACGTCGACTTATTGGAAGCCACCGTTCTATTGCCTCGAGGAGGCGATGGAGGTGTGGTTGCTGAACGCCGCGCATATGAAGGCGGTGCCGGGTCGCAAGACCGATGTGCGTGATGCGGAGTGGATCGCGCAGCTGCTGGAGCACGGGTTGTTGTCGCCGTCCTTCGTTCCGCCGCCGCCGATTCGTCGGTTGCGAATGCTGACCCGGTATCGGGTGCAGTTGATGGGCGATCGGACGCGCGAGGCCGTTCGGCTGGAGTTGATGCTGGAAGACGCCTCGATCAAGCTGTCGACGGTCGCGTGGTCGGTGACGACGGTGTCGGCGCGGGTGATGTTGCGCGCGATGATCGACGGCGAGCGCGACCCGCTGGTGCTGGCCGAGATGGCCAAGGGCAAGATGCGCTCGAAGATCCCGGACCTCGCCCAGGCACTCGAGGGGCACTTCGACGACCACCATGCCCGGATGGCCGGCGCGATCATGGATCGTCTCGAGTTGGTCGAGCACGCCCTGGCCGATCTCGATGAGGCCATCCGGGTCGAGTGCCGGCCGTGGGCGCACGAGATGGAGTTACTGCAGACCATTCCCGGTGTTGGGGAGAAGGTCGCGCAGGTCATCGTTGCTGAGACTGGCGCGGACATGTCGAGGTTCGGCTCGGCGGCCAAGCTTGCGGCCTGGGCCGGGGTCGCGCCTGGGGTCTATGAGTCGGCAGGCAAGCGCACCCCGACTGGGAAGCGGCACGGGAACAAGTGGCTGACCGCGATGCTGGTCGAGGCTGCTGGCTCAGTCAGCCGGATGCACGGCAAGAACTACCTCGCCGCGCAGCACGCCCGGCTTTCCAGACGCCGCGGCGCCGGGCGAGCACAGATCGCTGTCGCGCACTCCATCCTGGTCGCCGCTTTCCACATGCTCAGCAACGACGAGCCCTATCGCGATCTCGGTGCGGACTGGCTCGCCCGCCGCAACGACGAGGCCCACACCCGCCGGCTTCTCGCACAACTCGAAAGACTCGGACACACCGTCCAACTCGACCCCGTCGCATAA
- a CDS encoding cyclopropane-fatty-acyl-phospholipid synthase family protein: MARRNDQVALGPNWDHLTIRPLGQPLAKLVLAAFSRTMDRDRQAMLSGPKPLRNHNVPAITVVDAGDFSARLLRDGLLGFGEAFITGSWRGGAGAGDLRGETDAVVEWLTVYADALTSRETARAMASKVGWRWRMPTTANNSREDARQNIARHYDLPVEFFRLFLDDDLTYSSADYRHAATLEAAQAAKIEGILDLAEISTGGRLLDIGCGWGALLSAATQRGACAVGLTISRKQFDHCSKRLADIGSASVILEDYRDHRDAYDSIVSVEMLEAVGSKSWATYFKQLDQLLKPGGTAVVQTITFPDHRMKRSLGNYSWVDRYIFPGGELISLEEIGRIVSRETSLELTATVRLTASYATTLREWRHRFCDNLDSVRSQGFDAGFTRIWALYLAYFEAAFRARFLDVWQCQLKRR; the protein is encoded by the coding sequence ATGGCGCGACGCAACGACCAGGTAGCTCTGGGGCCGAACTGGGATCATCTCACCATTCGGCCACTGGGACAGCCATTGGCAAAATTGGTACTGGCGGCGTTTTCCAGAACCATGGATCGCGACCGTCAGGCGATGCTGTCCGGACCAAAGCCGCTTCGAAACCACAATGTTCCGGCAATCACGGTCGTGGATGCAGGCGATTTCAGTGCCCGTCTGCTCCGTGACGGACTGCTTGGATTCGGGGAAGCCTTTATCACCGGGTCGTGGCGCGGCGGCGCCGGCGCCGGCGATCTTCGTGGCGAGACCGATGCGGTCGTGGAGTGGCTAACCGTCTACGCCGATGCTCTTACATCGAGGGAGACTGCGCGCGCGATGGCATCGAAAGTGGGCTGGCGTTGGCGGATGCCGACAACTGCCAACAATTCGAGGGAAGACGCAAGGCAGAACATCGCGCGACATTATGACCTCCCGGTCGAATTCTTCCGCCTCTTCCTGGATGACGATCTGACGTATTCATCCGCAGACTACCGGCACGCCGCGACACTCGAGGCCGCACAGGCGGCGAAGATCGAGGGGATCCTTGACCTCGCGGAAATTAGCACCGGCGGCCGACTTCTGGACATAGGTTGCGGCTGGGGAGCCCTGCTGTCCGCCGCAACTCAGAGAGGTGCCTGCGCCGTCGGTCTCACGATCTCGCGCAAACAGTTCGACCATTGTTCGAAGCGTCTGGCGGACATTGGCAGCGCGAGCGTAATCCTCGAAGACTACCGGGATCACCGCGACGCCTACGACTCCATCGTCTCGGTCGAGATGCTCGAGGCAGTGGGATCCAAGTCCTGGGCCACCTACTTCAAGCAGTTGGACCAACTTCTCAAACCCGGAGGAACTGCCGTTGTCCAAACCATTACATTTCCCGATCACCGCATGAAACGCTCGCTGGGAAACTACTCATGGGTCGACCGATACATATTCCCAGGTGGTGAACTGATCAGCCTCGAAGAGATAGGCCGGATCGTCTCCCGCGAAACCTCACTGGAACTAACGGCGACCGTCCGCCTGACCGCGTCGTACGCGACCACGTTACGCGAGTGGCGACACCGCTTCTGCGACAACCTGGACTCGGTTCGTTCTCAGGGCTTCGACGCAGGATTCACGCGGATCTGGGCACTGTATTTGGCATACTTCGAAGCCGCGTTCCGCGCACGCTTCCTCGACGTCTGGCAGTGCCAACTGAAGCGCCGCTGA
- a CDS encoding HEPN domain-containing protein, producing the protein MPGRRHRLPGTYEIGEDGGVEITLIGQLPRADFSPIDILWGEVQGIPVTCERAVPSWYAGTGNRHDRHRLHIDTAYEGARLRSPRTTLFSAAGATITNLEAFHRRSIIGHIDGGYATNDGGITDIPVGPGTVSFWAGARQRRTASPETLSITAVHSVRVKPIQPLTYDQMLQSFLRPLSSLVSLSGLTAESLSAVTLHRRDSGSKASWPIQVRRHLSARGERELRFWEMLLHTENLAIESQLAGWFKFWNRCTMAFSSFEESLASRDVASRLLYATGACEELHATLRPDREIPTAAQTERLERVLATIATGKDRRWARNILKRGHLPSLQTRLEDLAGALDADFGLALLGPHKPWAAQVADVRNALAHSDARATEYLQDPDLMYELTNTLQVLFTMNVLPELGFTPPSAAEAFKAVPTLAWRLGGYPAAVQTRA; encoded by the coding sequence ATGCCTGGCCGACGGCATCGGCTGCCAGGTACCTACGAGATCGGCGAGGACGGTGGCGTCGAGATCACTCTGATCGGACAGCTTCCCCGCGCGGACTTCAGCCCGATCGACATTCTGTGGGGCGAGGTACAAGGCATCCCGGTCACCTGTGAACGGGCAGTGCCCTCCTGGTACGCCGGCACGGGGAACCGACACGACAGACATCGGCTCCACATCGACACCGCCTATGAAGGAGCTCGCCTCAGGTCGCCGCGCACCACGCTCTTCTCCGCGGCCGGAGCCACGATCACGAACCTCGAGGCCTTCCACCGCAGGTCGATCATCGGACACATCGACGGTGGGTACGCGACCAACGACGGAGGCATCACCGACATTCCAGTCGGCCCAGGGACAGTCAGCTTTTGGGCCGGTGCGCGACAACGGCGCACCGCATCGCCGGAGACGCTAAGCATCACGGCCGTCCACTCTGTGCGTGTGAAGCCCATTCAGCCTCTGACGTACGACCAGATGCTGCAATCCTTCCTGCGGCCGCTCAGTAGCCTCGTCAGCCTCAGCGGACTTACCGCCGAATCCCTCTCCGCGGTAACTCTCCACAGGCGTGACAGTGGCAGCAAGGCCTCGTGGCCGATACAGGTAAGGCGCCACCTCTCTGCCCGCGGCGAACGCGAACTTCGGTTCTGGGAGATGTTGCTCCACACCGAGAATCTGGCGATTGAGAGCCAACTCGCCGGCTGGTTCAAGTTCTGGAACCGATGCACGATGGCGTTCTCGAGCTTCGAGGAGAGTCTCGCGTCGCGTGACGTCGCGTCTCGTCTTCTCTACGCGACCGGCGCATGTGAGGAACTGCATGCGACTCTCAGACCCGACCGCGAAATCCCGACAGCCGCGCAGACCGAGAGGCTTGAGCGAGTGTTGGCGACTATTGCCACGGGCAAGGACCGGCGTTGGGCTAGGAACATTCTGAAGCGAGGTCACCTCCCGTCGCTGCAGACCCGTCTCGAGGACCTTGCAGGTGCCCTTGACGCTGACTTCGGGCTCGCGCTGCTTGGGCCGCACAAGCCTTGGGCCGCGCAGGTTGCCGACGTTCGGAACGCTCTCGCCCACAGCGACGCACGCGCCACTGAGTACCTACAAGACCCCGATCTCATGTACGAGCTCACCAACACCCTGCAAGTGCTCTTCACCATGAACGTTCTCCCAGAGCTCGGCTTCACGCCGCCAAGCGCGGCCGAAGCATTCAAGGCGGTGCCGACCCTTGCTTGGAGGCTCGGCGGCTACCCTGCTGCGGTTCAGACTCGCGCGTAG
- a CDS encoding tyrosine-type recombinase/integrase, giving the protein MSVPGSAHLVLAPGVVHLDEPSAVFEAMLSGWARQQTSRLLADATIDPRLSLVRRFGEFAGSHPWDWTAGDVEDFTASLMAGDDRLAPSTIRGYHLTLRLFCDYLLDGRYGWVGQCEERFGAIPSQVCHDYNTAAHLVDYEGRPERRPFTYDELQTLFDFLDSRVEVVARSGRKGALAAMRDAQMVKTAYAFGLRRRELCFLDVADLRPNPRMPQWGTFGAVHVRYAKSSRGSAPRRRTVLAVPEFDWAIDGLRQWVDQARPLLRPGPRQELWLTERNQRVSAKTIDKRFAFLRAQAGLPADLTLHCLRHSYVTHLIEFGYPERFVTEQVGHSYASTTAHLHLGVQRLQNQDPAGRAPAGLRNKHQQRNAHH; this is encoded by the coding sequence GTGAGTGTTCCGGGCTCTGCGCATCTGGTGCTGGCGCCCGGTGTGGTGCATCTGGACGAGCCGTCGGCGGTGTTCGAGGCGATGCTGTCGGGGTGGGCCAGGCAGCAGACGTCGCGGTTGCTGGCCGATGCCACGATCGATCCGAGACTGTCGCTGGTGCGGCGATTCGGCGAGTTCGCCGGATCGCATCCGTGGGATTGGACGGCCGGTGATGTGGAGGATTTCACGGCCAGCCTGATGGCGGGTGATGACCGGTTGGCGCCGTCGACGATCCGCGGTTATCACCTGACGCTGCGGCTGTTTTGCGACTACCTGCTAGACGGCCGATACGGCTGGGTCGGGCAGTGCGAGGAGCGGTTCGGGGCCATCCCGTCGCAGGTTTGCCACGACTACAACACCGCCGCGCACCTGGTCGACTACGAGGGCAGACCCGAGCGCCGGCCGTTCACCTATGACGAGTTGCAGACGCTGTTCGACTTCCTCGACTCCCGGGTCGAGGTCGTCGCCCGGTCCGGCCGCAAGGGCGCTTTGGCGGCGATGAGGGACGCGCAGATGGTCAAGACCGCCTACGCGTTCGGACTGCGCCGGCGCGAGTTGTGCTTCCTCGACGTCGCCGACCTGCGCCCGAACCCGCGGATGCCGCAGTGGGGAACCTTCGGTGCGGTGCACGTCCGCTATGCCAAGTCCAGCCGCGGCAGCGCACCCCGACGCCGCACGGTGCTGGCCGTCCCGGAGTTCGACTGGGCCATCGACGGGCTGCGGCAATGGGTCGACCAGGCCCGTCCGCTACTGCGCCCCGGACCACGCCAGGAGCTGTGGCTGACCGAACGCAACCAGCGGGTGTCGGCCAAGACGATCGACAAAAGGTTCGCGTTCCTGCGCGCCCAGGCAGGGCTTCCGGCCGACCTGACCTTGCACTGCCTGCGGCACTCCTACGTGACCCACCTGATCGAGTTCGGCTACCCCGAGCGGTTCGTCACCGAACAGGTCGGCCACTCCTACGCCTCGACCACGGCCCATCTACACCTCGGTGTCCAACGACTTCAAAACCAAGACCCTGCAGGCCGCGCTCCAGCGGGTCTACGGAACAAACACCAGCAACGGAACGCACACCACTAG
- a CDS encoding helix-turn-helix domain-containing protein, with translation MSEGVRMVIRWNLRQVMAENGMFATTDLAEPLHQRGVEISRQMVHRVVTKTPQRINVDLLAALCDILDCTPNDLLEVRQEQIRQSPAVGQAGPDGGPGIGDLRPIRARVRRPGDR, from the coding sequence ATGAGCGAGGGCGTGAGGATGGTGATCCGGTGGAATCTGCGCCAGGTGATGGCCGAGAACGGCATGTTCGCCACGACCGATCTGGCGGAGCCGCTGCATCAGCGAGGTGTCGAAATCTCCCGGCAGATGGTGCATCGGGTCGTCACCAAGACCCCGCAACGGATCAACGTCGACCTGCTCGCGGCGCTGTGTGACATCTTGGACTGCACCCCGAACGATCTGCTCGAGGTGCGTCAGGAGCAGATCCGTCAGTCACCCGCGGTCGGCCAGGCCGGACCTGATGGAGGGCCTGGAATCGGTGACCTGCGGCCGATCCGTGCACGCGTCCGCCGGCCCGGCGACCGATAA
- a CDS encoding alpha/beta fold hydrolase, with protein MRMIHHATTRGGSSPRFNQGGNMMQACEGYCPKDIVRQLDLLGFESRRACTPYGAVQFYLSRPTAGRTCTLLLHGVAADATTWTPMLQCARELDIDLGNVLVVDLPGFGRSENRLDTMDIDEVCSMLMGQVAAAGFERIRLVGHSMGGFLALDIASKHPERVTSVHVAAGAYFGILNAIKAPIRSLVRTPRTAILWNSYYALCLAGLAGTVAVRAASAVVGPRCVIAPFVAKPARMRRQVVETLITQLNPRGVVLTARNGPGYNATKTWGAIKVPLTAVFGSADHLVTNKDADELKRTNNHARIETVQDAGHLMILERPATVLRALDL; from the coding sequence ATGCGAATGATCCACCATGCGACCACGCGTGGAGGATCTTCTCCGCGGTTCAATCAAGGCGGAAACATGATGCAAGCCTGCGAAGGCTACTGTCCGAAGGACATCGTTCGACAACTGGATTTGCTCGGATTCGAATCTCGTCGAGCCTGCACGCCCTACGGCGCGGTGCAGTTCTATCTCTCTCGACCGACCGCTGGACGAACGTGCACCCTGTTGCTGCACGGTGTCGCGGCGGATGCGACCACCTGGACGCCGATGCTGCAGTGCGCTCGCGAACTCGACATCGATCTGGGCAACGTACTCGTGGTCGATCTGCCGGGCTTCGGACGGTCCGAGAACCGCCTCGACACGATGGATATCGATGAAGTCTGCAGCATGTTGATGGGCCAGGTGGCGGCAGCCGGATTCGAGCGCATCCGCCTTGTGGGTCATTCCATGGGAGGCTTCCTCGCCTTGGATATCGCCTCCAAGCACCCAGAGCGAGTGACGTCCGTCCACGTAGCCGCAGGCGCCTACTTCGGAATTCTGAACGCCATCAAAGCTCCGATCAGAAGTCTGGTTAGAACTCCGCGGACGGCGATCCTCTGGAATTCGTACTACGCCTTGTGTCTTGCGGGCCTGGCCGGAACAGTCGCCGTGCGAGCGGCAAGTGCAGTAGTCGGTCCACGCTGTGTAATCGCACCATTCGTCGCCAAGCCCGCGCGGATGCGGCGCCAAGTCGTCGAGACCCTCATCACGCAATTGAACCCGAGGGGCGTCGTGCTGACCGCGCGCAACGGGCCGGGATACAACGCAACAAAAACCTGGGGTGCCATCAAAGTGCCACTGACGGCCGTCTTCGGCAGCGCCGACCATTTGGTCACAAACAAGGACGCAGACGAATTGAAGCGCACTAATAACCATGCGAGAATTGAAACCGTCCAGGACGCCGGCCACTTGATGATACTCGAGCGCCCGGCAACGGTCCTGCGTGCATTGGACCTCTAA